The genomic window GAGTTTTCCACGGCGGCAATGATGCCAGGAAGCACGCTGCGGATCTTATCGTGCCCCATACGCGCAACCATGGTGAGGCGGCCGGGCTCGAAATTGGGATCGAGCTTGTCCGCGTAAGCCACGGCCTCTTCGGGCGTGCAGGTGGGGCCGATCTTGATGCCGATGGGGTTGGAGATCATCGCGGCGAAATTGACGTGGAAATCATCAATGCCACGGGTACGCTCGCCGATCCAAAGTTGGTGAGCGGAAAGATCGTACAATTCCACCTCGCCGTCGTCGTTCTTGGCAAGGCGCAACATGGCGCGCTCATAATCCACCACCAGGGCTTCATGGGAGCAGTAGATGTCTGCTGCGCGCAGCGTATCGTCACGCACGCCGCAGGCGTTCATGAAGTCGAGTCCACGCTCGATCTCTTGCGCCAGCGCCTCGTAGCGGGCACCAGCCGGGGACTTCGCCACGAACTCACGGTTCCACTCGGTCAGGCGCGAAAGGTCCGCGGTTCCTGAAGTGGTAAGAGCGCGCACCAGGTTCATTGCCGCAGAGGAGTTCGCGTAAGCGCGGATCATGCGGGCTGGGTCGTGACGTCGGGATTCCTCGGTGGCTTCCACGCCGTTAACCAGGTCGCCGCGGTAGTTCGGCAAACCGTTGCCGTCGAGGTCAGAAGAGCGGGGCTTGGCGTATTGGCCAGCAATACGAGACATCTTCACAACGGGCGTGGAAGCACCGTAGGTGAGCACCACAGCCATCTGCAGCAGAGTCTTGACGTTTGCGCGAATGTGCGGCTCGGTGTTCGATTCGAAGGTTTCGGCACAGTCGCCGCCTTGAAGCAGGAAAGCTTTGCCATTGGCGACGTCGGCAAGCTGCTGCTTGAGGGTCCGAATCTCGGGTGCAACCACCACCGGCGGCACGGATTCGAGGATTTTGCGCACGTTATCCGCCATCTGGCGATCCCAGGTGGGCTGCTGCTTAGCATCGCGGGAGATGACGTCGTCGAAACGCTGCTGCAACCCGTCTGGCAGCGGCGGCAGGCTCGGGAGCACTTCTTTGGGGATATCTACTGTCCAACTCACACTCATATGTGTAGCACGAGCACGCAATATTCCCTATGCCCGATCCCCCTTTTCAGCGCTTTTCTAGCTTTTCGACGCCCCCACCCGCACCACATTGGCTGCATCCATGGGCAAAGCCTCCACACATGCCCGGAATTTTTGCAGGTTATGTCGCGCATCGACCAACGCGTCATGGCTGCCCTCTGGCACACCTGGTAATGAGGGCTTGCCGGCCATTTCCCAAAGCTGCTTCAGCTCGCGAGTGTAGTGGGGCAGTTGTTTTGGCATCGAGCGCATATCGCCCCACAGTTGCGCAAGCACGACATGGTCATAGGCTCCCACCCAGGCCCACAACTGCGGACGCTGATCCACCCGGGTCAAGAACTCCAGCACCTCACGCCTAATCGTGTCGCGGGATTTCCACGCCTTATTTGAAGGGTTCGGCAATTTAGCTAAGACGTTTTCCCGAACCCAACGATTAGCCAGGTGATGATTCGCCTCAGTCGAGACCGCGTAGTACTCGCTGCCGTCTTCTCCAACGATGCCAATGGAAACGAGTTCAATGGTGGTTCCGTCCTCAATGAACTCGGTGTCGTAGAAATATCGCACAGCTTTTCCTCACAGGCTCCGATGGTGACTTGGGGCGTCGACAAGCTTGGCGCAACGCCCACCCAAGCCTAAACCACTGCCCCGAAGGCCTCACACACCGCGTCGAGCACTAGGATCAACGTGTGTGACCCAGCCTCAAACCCTGCATCAACTTCAACGAAGTGTCAGCAATCCCCTTATCATCGGCCTCGCCTGTGTTGTGTCGTTGGCGTGGTTCCTTTTCTGGAATCTCTCCCCCACGCTGTACGCCGTTCCGTTTGGAACCCTCAGCGTGGATGAATGGTTCCACTACCACATCGATTTCGACGTCTACCGTGAAGGCGCCAAAGCCTACCTGGCTGGGGATAACCTTTACACCAGGGATTACTCCGTGTGGGGCATAAATTTGCCCTTCACCTATCCCCCGCTAGCGGCCATCGTATTCGCCCCTTTTACGTTGGTGCCCGTGAACACCGGCGGCGCGATCCTCAATCTCCTTAGCGCGTTGCTGCTGTGGCACGTGCTGTTCATGGTGAGCAAGCGAATCCTTCCCTCGTGGAGCACCAAGGCCCAACTCGGTTTGGCAACGGTCGTGTTCCCCTTGATGCTCGTGCTCGAACCGGTGCGTGAGACCATGAGCTACGCCCAGGTCAACATCGTTTTGATGTGGATGGTGGTCTTAGACACCGTTCCCGCGAACAAACGTCTCCCGCGCGGGCTCTTCGTTGGCCTCGCCGCAGCGATCAAGCTTACCCCCGCAGTCTTCGGTCTGTATTTCCTACTCAAGCGAGATTGGCGCGCTGCAATCACCTCGGTAGTCAGCGGTGTGGCAGCCAGCGCACTCGCCTTCTTCATGGCACCAACAAGCTCAAAAACCTATTGGCTTGAAACGCTGCACGACACCGGACGCATCGGTGTACTGGCATGGCCAAGCAACCAGTCTTTCAAGGGCGTGCTCTACCGCGCCGGACAGGAAGCTTCTGGTGTCTGGCTGCTGTTCGTGATCATCGGCATGCTCGCCATTGCTTATGCGATGTGGAGGATGATTCAACAGCGCAATGACGTCGCTGCCATCATGCTCAACTCTGCAGTGGCTCTGCTGTGCTCTCCCGTGTCCTGGTCACACCACTGGGTGTGGTTCGCACCTTCGCTGTTGGTGATCCTCGTGGCAGTAGTGCGCAGAAAAAGCTGGGCACTTGGAGGGGGATGGTTCCTCAGCGCCTTCGTCGCAGTCAGCTCACCGCATTGGGGAATGCCTCGAGAAAACGGCCTGGAGAATACTTGGTCGCTGCTTCAGCAGTTCCTGGGCAATGCTTATGTTTGGGTGGCAGTGTTGTGGATCGTCATCGCCATCTTCCTGCCCGCGAAACACGAACAGGTTGTCTTTGAACAACAACGCCCCTAGTTGCCACTTCCCACGGATGAAGGCTGCCCTTGTGCCCCCGCCTGGCGAGCGTCTGGTGTGCCCGCCCGGGGAGCGTCGCCTGGATGCCAGCGCCTCGCGATCGGGGCTACGAGGTGGTCGATGTGCGGTGGGAAAATCGTCCAACCGATGACGGGCACCTTGCTCAAGAATTGGAAAGCGAATGCGCCGAACACAGTCACTGGAATACAAAGCAGGATCCACGTATTGGTGTGGCCCATCAAACCTGTGGCATCAAGCCCAATGCCGCCGTCTCGATAGCGGAAGTAGTACCCAAATATCACCGTCAAGGCGATGGGGTGACTAATGTAAATGATCAACGTGTGACGGCCGATGCGCTGCAACATTTCACCGAGCAGCGGGATCTTTGCCAAACCAACCACCAATATGATGCCACCAGGAAGATGCAGCAACGTCGCCACGGTGCTCATCACCTGGGCCACATATGGGTCTTCAGTTCCCGCGAGGATCATAAGCAACTCACGGGCGCCGAAATAGCTCATCAGCCCCAATACCAATGCCCAAGGCTTAAACGCTTGTTCTGCAAATCGAGTAATCCACGGGCGGGCAAAAGCGCCGAAGAGGAAGCAGGGCAAGTACGTGGCAACCTTGGCCATCAGTGGTGGATAAGGCAACAATGGGGCGGCAAACAGTATTAGACCGAAGATCAACCATCGAGCCCAAGGTGGCACAAATTTGCATGCCCATAGCACCACAGTGAACAGTACGAGGGAATGCAAGAACCAGTACATATTGCTGGATTCCACAACCGACTCAACCAAATACTCTCGGTCGGGCATCGGTTTGTCTAGAAAGACGTGCCATTCCAGGTGTTTCAACCAAATTTCAATCGGAGCCCAAATCACATACGGGACTGCAAGAAACCAAATCCTCTTGGTGAAAAGCTCATAACAGCGGTAGCCCAGTACCTTCAGCGAAAAGAACCCACTGACGAGGAAGAACAGTGGCATGCGCAGCGGTGCGATGAGCTCATTCGCTTCAGCTGCAAAAGTCTTGTCCCCTTCAGGAACCGCCAGCGTGATGTGCAGCAGCACAACCCCCAAGATAGAGAGTCCCTTTGCCACGTCTGGCCAGGCCATTCGCGGCTTCAGCGTTTGAGACACCTCAGGCTCCTCGTCTTGGGTGGTCACAGGTTTTGGTACGGACGCAACCCAAGCCGGAGCACGGGAAAACACTGCAGGACAGGGGTGCAGTGAATTAGTGTATCCAAGCCAGCGGAAACTACCTAGACACTTGACGCAAAAGAGGGGATCCATACAGATCCCCTCAGATGTCGTGTCACGCCTTCCGGGGAGGCGCGAGCGGCGTCCTCTGGAATGTTATACGCCTTCGGGATATCCTCTGCCGGCCTCTAAAGCCGCTTTGACGTCGGCGGCATAGACATCGACGTATTCCTCACCAGCGAGATCCGCCAAAGTGTGCATAACATGATCGGTTAGGTAGCGGGTTGCCTCATAGCTTTCAGGGTCAAGGCCCTGCTCAAGAACAAACGCCCGAGGATCAATTGGCTCACCAATCCGCATGCGCACCTTAGCTGGCCGCGGGATCCAAGAACCTATTGGATTCGCCTTCCGCGTACCAATCATGGCAACTGGAATAACCTGCACACCTGTTTGCAGCGCGATGCGAGCCATGCCCGTTTTACCTTTGTAGACTCGTCCGTCCGGGGATCGCGTGCCTTCGGGATAGATCCCGAACAAATCCTCCCTTTCGAGCACCTCCGTCGCGGCCTCTAGCAGTTGATCGCCAGCATCAGCAGATCCGCGTTCGATCGGCACTTGACCAACGGAGGTGAAAAACCACTTTTGCAGCTTGCCCACGAAAGAGGTGTTCGTGAAATACTCGCTTTTTGCTGGAAAAGTAAGTTGGCGCTTGCACACCAGGGGGAAGTAGAAGGAATCCATCACCGCCTGATGATTCGACGGCAAAATAGCAGCACCCTTATCCGGAATCCTTTCTAAATGTTCCACCTCGGGGCGATTCCAGACTCGAAGCAGTGGACCAACAAGGACGTACTTGAATGCCCAGTACCACTTGTTCGGAATGTTGGTGCTTCCAAGGATGCTCATGGTTCGAGAATAGCCCAGCACGAAAGATTTTTTCAAAGAAAATAACCCCACCTCAGCTGGCCGGAGCTATCCGCTTAGCCCGCCTGAGGCTCCACACTTCGCAACGCCAGATCCGCCACTCCGATCATGCCCGCATCGCCTCCCAAGCTTGCACACCGCGCATCCGGCAAAGGCCGATGACCAGCCCCCACAATGGACTCCGCGAGGGCAGCCTTGGCCCGATCCATATATAAGTCACAGGCGCTAGCGACTCCGCCGCCGATAACGATGAGCCCAGGATCGAGCACGTCTGCCACAATCGACAGCGCCTTGCCCAACCATGTTCCAAAGTCCTCAAATACAGCAAGCGCGAGTTCGTCTCCTGCGCGCGCTGCATCCATCACTGCTTTTCCGCTAAAGTCCTCTGTTTCTCGCAGCACTGATGGTCTGTGTGGCTGTGCGTCGAGCATCTCGTGTGCGGTTTGCACCAACGCTGTACCGGAGCAGTAACGCTCAAGGCATCCACGTTTACCGCATGGGCACGGCCGTCCGTCTGGAACAACACAGAGGTGTCCAAATTCGGGCGCTGTACCGAACGCGCCACGATAGATCTCTCCCCCATTCATGAGGGTGGCACCAATGCCGGTGCCAACGGCGAAGAGCACCCAATTGTCCACGTCCTTCGCTGCCCCGTAACGGTATTCCCCCCAGGCGGCGGAGTTGGCATCGTGTTCCAAGCGCACGGGCAACTTGAGCGCTTCGCTAAGTTCCGCTCGAACGTTGCGGTCGCGCCACGGCAGATGAGGAGCAAAGCGCACGATCTCACAAGTGGGGTCTAGAAACCCCGCAATGGCAAGACCTACGCCGTTTACCTGATAACTTTCGCGCAGTTCATCCACCAACTCAACGATGCTTTGCTGCAGCGTGTTTGGATCTTTAGGTGTGTCTACTGATCGACGATCAATAATCGCGCCATCTCGAACCACCGCCGCCCGCAGGTTCGTTCCACCGATATCAAATCCAACGGTGACGGGGTGTTCCTGCACTGAGTGCGGCATGGTGGAGCCTTCTTCAACGACGCTTATGATAACCCCAGCATTATATCTTCGGGTGGCGTGCTTTACCCAAACCCCAGCACCGAGCGAAGTTTGGCTCCCATAATCTCCCACGTCCAGGCTTGCTCAACGTGGCGTCGTCCAGCCGCTCCACACGCTTTTCGACGTCCCCCGTCCGCCAACATCTTGCGCAACGCATTGGCAAGCTGTTCCAGATCTTTCCCTGATACAACCACACCAACGTCAGTTGGCACGGTTTCCGGGGCTCCGCCGGAGTCTCCGGCGACGACGGGCAGCCCGCTTGCCTGCGCTTCTAGGAACACGATGCCTAGTCCTTCAACGTCCAAACCGTAACCTCGAGTGCGGCACGGCATGGCAAAGACGTCGGCAGCTTGCAGCATCTTCTCCATCGTATGTTCAGAAACGCGACCGGGCATGCTCACGCTGCGCGCCACTGAGCCCATGGAGGCTCTCATGGCACGCAAGCGCGATTGATACGGGCCGCTGCCGACGATCACCAGGCGGGCGTTGGGAAATTCTTCTTTGACCTGAGGCCACACCTGCATCAGAGAGTCCTGCCCCTTACGCGCCACCAGGCGCGAGGTGCACAGCACCACCAGATCATTGCTCCATCCCAATTGGCTTCTCACACCCTGCTGATCGGCAGCAGGGTGGAACCTGTGAATGTCTACGCCGGATGGCAAGCGAACGTACTCGGGCCGGGCGCCTATGGCTCCTCGGATTCTTCCGAGCGTGTATTGGGAGATATAAGTGATCACGTCACAGTGATTGCCGATTCTGCGCAGCAGTTGCCGCGCGATCGGCAACATGGCCCAACCAACCTCGTGACCATGCGTCGAGGCGACAATCCGCGAAGCCCCCGCCCTGCGCGCAGCGGGAGCCAGCAGTGCAAGCGGAGCAGCAGCGCCGAACCACACCACGTCAATATGCTCACGCCGGATAATTTCCTGCATCCGTCGAGCCACTGGAACGGAAGGCAGCATCACGCGCCGCTGCCAGCGGTAGACCTTCATATCCAGGGAATCGTCGTAGACCTTTGCCTCATCTGCGTTTTGGGTAGAGGCAAATACCACGACATCTCGCGGTGGTAATTGCGCTAGGAAGTCCCTGAGGTAGGACTGAATCCCTCCGATAGTTGGAGGGAAATCGTTGGTGACCAGTAGAACCCGAGGCACGTTAGTATCGACGTGCCCCGTAGATCGGCATGGAGTCAACCGGTACTACCTGCACAGGAATTCCATAGTCGGAGGCGTGAACGAGCTTGCCATCACCAATGTAAATGCCTACATGCGTGGCTCCCGGGTAGTAACCAACGACGTCTCCCGGTTGAAGCTCTCCCCTGCTGACCGGCGTCCCACCGGCCATCTGTGCCTGCGATGTGCGTGGCAGTTGCTTTCCTTGCTGCTGGTAAGCCCACACCACCAGTCCAGAACAATCGAAAGCATCAGGACCGGCCGCACCCCATTCATACGGTGCGCCCAGCTTGCTCAGTGCTGCCTGCACTGCTTCAGACGCGACTGAAGAAAAGACCACCGGATCAACATCAACTGGACCGTTTTTCGCGATCCAACGGGCGCGCTGATCCGCTGAAAGACCATTCACCCGATCGAGCACCTCTTGAGTACGAGCCTCGAGCTCTTCTTGCTGCTTCTTCAGATCGGCCTGTTGGCGCTTCAGTTCGTTTTGCTCGAAGCTCACTTCAGCGATGGTTCGCTTCGCCTCGCTACGTTTCTCCGCAGCAACTTCGGTGACTGAATGCAAATCCTGGAGGGACTGCTTCGCATTCCGCGTCAACGTACCCATATAGGCGGCCCGGTCAATTGCGTATTGAGGCGAATCGGCACCCAGAGCGTTCGTGATTGGATCAATGGTGGCACCACGATACTTTGCTCCTGCAAGACGATTGACCTCAGAACGCAAACCTTGTTCCTGGGCTAAAGCTGCATTCGCCTCATCAGTGGCAACCTGCGCCTGCCTTTGCAAGTCATCCAGCTTTTGATTTCCGGCATCTAGCTCGTTTTGCAGTTGCTTGACTTCTTCATTCTTCGCGTTGGTGTCGTGCGAAATCTGATCCATCTGTGCAATCAGAGCATCAACTTCATCAGCGTGAACGGTCGGCGTCATACCGAGATACACCGTGCTCGCAGTTAAAAGGGTGAGCAGCTTGGTTGAGGTAGAAAGTCTCACAAATCTTCGCCTTAGTCATGGGTGGAATACCGAATACTAGAACACTATATCCCCTTGTACAGCGCACTTATATAACGAGGCCAAGCACTGTGAAAGGAGTGAATAGAGTACAGTAATGACAAAACCGTCCCCCACATCGTGGGGGACGGTTAAGGTTTTCGATCCTTAGAAGCGCACGGCGCTGTGGTAAGGCATGGAATCGATGGAGGATTCAGAAAGGGGGGTGCCCTCGTTCAGCGCGTGGATCACGGTGCCGTGCCCGGTATAGATGCCCACGTGGGAAGCGCCGGAGTAGAAAGCGATAATATCGCCGGGCTGGAGCTGGTCACGGGAAACCTGACGTCCGCCTGCAGCCTGATCGTAGGAAGTGCGCGGGATGCTCTTTCCTACCTGCTTGTACGCCCAAGAGGTCAGACCGGAGCAATCGAAAGCGTCCGGACCTGCAGCACCCCAGACGTAGGGAGCGCCGATCTTTGAACGAGCTGCATCCACGATCTTCTGCCCCTCGGAAGACAACGGGGAGGCAGGGGCTGCGGTTTGCAGGACACCCAGGCCAAAATCCTGACCCTGGCCAATGAAAGGCACCTGAGAGGTACCGCCGGAAACTGCGCCAACGTTGAGGAGATCAGCTCCTGGCACGTCAACGGACTGACCGGTGAGCGGTACATTTACCTCCAGGGCTTGGGCGGCGGGAGTCAGGGCGACAGCTGCGCCTACTACTGCAGCGGATGCTACAGCTGCGTTGCGGGCGGTCTGCTTGTTGCGACGGTGCTTAGCCACGTGTGATTCTCCAAATCATTTCTTTTGTCCAACGGGAAACCCGTTACGGCTTCAATTTCTCTTCACTTACTTTGAGACTTCGAAGACGTTTCAGTTCTTCGTTGTCCGCTCCACGCTTCAACTGAAGCCCTTCACGAAATGTCTCGATTAGGTTACGAAATTGCAACAAGACTTGTCTAGTCGAACCGCTGTAATCATTTCGTTATCAAGTCGTAATCCGCCGATACGCCCCTTGAGGAATCTTAGGAAAGGATAGCTGAAGCTTTGAACTTAAAATAGAGAAATACGAGCAATAGTCGGCTGACATGGGATTTCAGGAGTTTTACACCAGCCAGAACTGACGCATTGTTATAGCCGATCCATTTGCGATAGCGGCAGCAGAAATGCTATGTGAGCTTACTCACATCACGGATTTATAGAAGGAAATGGCGTTTGATTACTGCTGAAGCGACCCGTCAGCGCGGCCAGCAAGACGTTGTCTTGGGTGTTCATTGCAATGGACGGCTCACGAAACAGTGCGCTCGCCATCCGCGTTATGTGCAATTCGTTCCTGCCTCATGTCATCGCTAAACCGGCTGCGCAAGAGACTGCTCTGGTATTCATATATGAAAAAAGGAGACCAGCTGATGCTGGTCTCCTTTTTCGTTTCCGTATTCAAGGATTCGAAGAAGTTACTTCTCTGCTTCTTCGTCTCTTGCGCGGTTGAGGCGCTGGAGATTTTCGTACATCTCCACTTCTTCGTGATGGTTCGCGGCCTCGATCTCGGCAGCCTTACGACGGATATCCTCAGGATCCGGCGAGAAGTAGCTACCGCGACCTGGTGAGCCAGCAAAGCCTAGTTGGTTCATCTGCTTCGGAACAGCGGCGCCAGCGTACTCGAGCGGTACCGCATGTCCGTGTTCGTCCACTGGGCCGAGCGGCTGGTGAACCTCGATGAACGCACCGTTGGGCAGCATCTTGATAGAACCGGTCTCGATACCATGTTCCAGCACCTCGCGGTCCGAACGCTGAAGGCCAATGCAGATGCGGTAGGTAACGAAGTATGCCAGTGGTGGCAAGACGATCAGGCCGATGCGGCCAACCCAGGTCATCGCATTGAGCGATACGTGGAAGTGGTACGCGAACAAGTCGTTACCACCCGAGAGAGTGAGCAAGAAGTAGAACACGACTGCCATGACACCCAAAGAGGTGCGCACTGGCACGTCTCGAGGACGCTGCAAGAGGTTGTGGTGTGCATCATCACCAGTGATCTTCTTCTCGATGAAGGGGTAGGTCACCAGGAGAATTACCAGAACCAAGCAGAGCATCGCTACCCAGAATGCGCCGGGGATGGTGTGGTTGCCAATGTAGAGCTCCCATGCCGGCATAACACGAGCTGCACCGTCAGTCCACAACATGTAGATGTCAGGCTGGGAACCTGCGGAAACCTGTGATGGATTGTACGGCCCAAGATTCCAAATAGCGTTGATGGAGGTCAGGCCTGCCATGAGTGCGAGGACACCGGCAGTAAGCAGACCAAATGCCGCAGCCTTCAGCCCGAACAGTGGGAGGATGCGCACGCCAACAACGTTGTTCTCGGTACGTCCAGCACCCGGGAACTGAGTGTGCTTTTGGTACCAAACCAAAGCCAGGTGAGCCGCGATGAGTCCGAGGATGATGCCCGGAATCAGCAGCACGTGGGCGATGTAGAAGCGGTCAAGCATCAGATCGGAGGGGAAATCTCCACCGAAAATCAGCCAGTGCAGCCAGGTACCGATGATCGGCATGCCCACGATAATGGCGGACATGATGCGCAGACCCACTCCGGAGAGGAGGTCGTCAGGCAGGGAGTAACCCATGAACCCTTCAACCATGCCCAGGAGCAGCAACACTGCACCGATGATC from Corynebacterium gerontici includes these protein-coding regions:
- a CDS encoding glycosyltransferase 87 family protein, whose product is MTQPQTLHQLQRSVSNPLIIGLACVVSLAWFLFWNLSPTLYAVPFGTLSVDEWFHYHIDFDVYREGAKAYLAGDNLYTRDYSVWGINLPFTYPPLAAIVFAPFTLVPVNTGGAILNLLSALLLWHVLFMVSKRILPSWSTKAQLGLATVVFPLMLVLEPVRETMSYAQVNIVLMWMVVLDTVPANKRLPRGLFVGLAAAIKLTPAVFGLYFLLKRDWRAAITSVVSGVAASALAFFMAPTSSKTYWLETLHDTGRIGVLAWPSNQSFKGVLYRAGQEASGVWLLFVIIGMLAIAYAMWRMIQQRNDVAAIMLNSAVALLCSPVSWSHHWVWFAPSLLVILVAVVRRKSWALGGGWFLSAFVAVSSPHWGMPRENGLENTWSLLQQFLGNAYVWVAVLWIVIAIFLPAKHEQVVFEQQRP
- the qcrB gene encoding cytochrome bc1 complex cytochrome b subunit, with translation MSNKLADIGNNIDSRYTASAGIRRQINKVFPTHWSFMLGEVALYSFIILLLTGVYLTLFFDPSITKVIYDGDYLPLNGVEMSRAYETALNISFEVRGGLFIRQMHHWAALMFMVAMTVHMLRIFFTGAFRRPREANWIIGAVLLLLGMVEGFMGYSLPDDLLSGVGLRIMSAIIVGMPIIGTWLHWLIFGGDFPSDLMLDRFYIAHVLLIPGIILGLIAAHLALVWYQKHTQFPGAGRTENNVVGVRILPLFGLKAAAFGLLTAGVLALMAGLTSINAIWNLGPYNPSQVSAGSQPDIYMLWTDGAARVMPAWELYIGNHTIPGAFWVAMLCLVLVILLVTYPFIEKKITGDDAHHNLLQRPRDVPVRTSLGVMAVVFYFLLTLSGGNDLFAYHFHVSLNAMTWVGRIGLIVLPPLAYFVTYRICIGLQRSDREVLEHGIETGSIKMLPNGAFIEVHQPLGPVDEHGHAVPLEYAGAAVPKQMNQLGFAGSPGRGSYFSPDPEDIRRKAAEIEAANHHEEVEMYENLQRLNRARDEEAEK
- a CDS encoding acyltransferase family protein; this translates as MSQTLKPRMAWPDVAKGLSILGVVLLHITLAVPEGDKTFAAEANELIAPLRMPLFFLVSGFFSLKVLGYRCYELFTKRIWFLAVPYVIWAPIEIWLKHLEWHVFLDKPMPDREYLVESVVESSNMYWFLHSLVLFTVVLWACKFVPPWARWLIFGLILFAAPLLPYPPLMAKVATYLPCFLFGAFARPWITRFAEQAFKPWALVLGLMSYFGARELLMILAGTEDPYVAQVMSTVATLLHLPGGIILVVGLAKIPLLGEMLQRIGRHTLIIYISHPIALTVIFGYYFRYRDGGIGLDATGLMGHTNTWILLCIPVTVFGAFAFQFLSKVPVIGWTIFPPHIDHLVAPIARRWHPGDAPRAGTPDARQAGAQGQPSSVGSGN
- a CDS encoding glycosyltransferase family 4 protein, with product MPRVLLVTNDFPPTIGGIQSYLRDFLAQLPPRDVVVFASTQNADEAKVYDDSLDMKVYRWQRRVMLPSVPVARRMQEIIRREHIDVVWFGAAAPLALLAPAARRAGASRIVASTHGHEVGWAMLPIARQLLRRIGNHCDVITYISQYTLGRIRGAIGARPEYVRLPSGVDIHRFHPAADQQGVRSQLGWSNDLVVLCTSRLVARKGQDSLMQVWPQVKEEFPNARLVIVGSGPYQSRLRAMRASMGSVARSVSMPGRVSEHTMEKMLQAADVFAMPCRTRGYGLDVEGLGIVFLEAQASGLPVVAGDSGGAPETVPTDVGVVVSGKDLEQLANALRKMLADGGRRKACGAAGRRHVEQAWTWEIMGAKLRSVLGFG
- a CDS encoding ROK family protein, which codes for MPHSVQEHPVTVGFDIGGTNLRAAVVRDGAIIDRRSVDTPKDPNTLQQSIVELVDELRESYQVNGVGLAIAGFLDPTCEIVRFAPHLPWRDRNVRAELSEALKLPVRLEHDANSAAWGEYRYGAAKDVDNWVLFAVGTGIGATLMNGGEIYRGAFGTAPEFGHLCVVPDGRPCPCGKRGCLERYCSGTALVQTAHEMLDAQPHRPSVLRETEDFSGKAVMDAARAGDELALAVFEDFGTWLGKALSIVADVLDPGLIVIGGGVASACDLYMDRAKAALAESIVGAGHRPLPDARCASLGGDAGMIGVADLALRSVEPQAG
- a CDS encoding lysophospholipid acyltransferase family protein, translating into MPNKWYWAFKYVLVGPLLRVWNRPEVEHLERIPDKGAAILPSNHQAVMDSFYFPLVCKRQLTFPAKSEYFTNTSFVGKLQKWFFTSVGQVPIERGSADAGDQLLEAATEVLEREDLFGIYPEGTRSPDGRVYKGKTGMARIALQTGVQVIPVAMIGTRKANPIGSWIPRPAKVRMRIGEPIDPRAFVLEQGLDPESYEATRYLTDHVMHTLADLAGEEYVDVYAADVKAALEAGRGYPEGV
- a CDS encoding NlpC/P60 family protein — encoded protein: MTPTVHADEVDALIAQMDQISHDTNAKNEEVKQLQNELDAGNQKLDDLQRQAQVATDEANAALAQEQGLRSEVNRLAGAKYRGATIDPITNALGADSPQYAIDRAAYMGTLTRNAKQSLQDLHSVTEVAAEKRSEAKRTIAEVSFEQNELKRQQADLKKQQEELEARTQEVLDRVNGLSADQRARWIAKNGPVDVDPVVFSSVASEAVQAALSKLGAPYEWGAAGPDAFDCSGLVVWAYQQQGKQLPRTSQAQMAGGTPVSRGELQPGDVVGYYPGATHVGIYIGDGKLVHASDYGIPVQVVPVDSMPIYGARRY
- a CDS encoding C40 family peptidase, which translates into the protein MAKHRRNKQTARNAAVASAAVVGAAVALTPAAQALEVNVPLTGQSVDVPGADLLNVGAVSGGTSQVPFIGQGQDFGLGVLQTAAPASPLSSEGQKIVDAARSKIGAPYVWGAAGPDAFDCSGLTSWAYKQVGKSIPRTSYDQAAGGRQVSRDQLQPGDIIAFYSGASHVGIYTGHGTVIHALNEGTPLSESSIDSMPYHSAVRF
- a CDS encoding polyadenylate-specific 3'-exoribonuclease AS, with the protein product MRYFYDTEFIEDGTTIELVSIGIVGEDGSEYYAVSTEANHHLANRWVRENVLAKLPNPSNKAWKSRDTIRREVLEFLTRVDQRPQLWAWVGAYDHVVLAQLWGDMRSMPKQLPHYTRELKQLWEMAGKPSLPGVPEGSHDALVDARHNLQKFRACVEALPMDAANVVRVGASKS
- a CDS encoding class II 3-deoxy-7-phosphoheptulonate synthase, whose protein sequence is MSWTVDIPKEVLPSLPPLPDGLQQRFDDVISRDAKQQPTWDRQMADNVRKILESVPPVVVAPEIRTLKQQLADVANGKAFLLQGGDCAETFESNTEPHIRANVKTLLQMAVVLTYGASTPVVKMSRIAGQYAKPRSSDLDGNGLPNYRGDLVNGVEATEESRRHDPARMIRAYANSSAAMNLVRALTTSGTADLSRLTEWNREFVAKSPAGARYEALAQEIERGLDFMNACGVRDDTLRAADIYCSHEALVVDYERAMLRLAKNDDGEVELYDLSAHQLWIGERTRGIDDFHVNFAAMISNPIGIKIGPTCTPEEAVAYADKLDPNFEPGRLTMVARMGHDKIRSVLPGIIAAVENSGHKVIWQSDPMHGNTHTASNGYKTRHFDKVIDEVQGFFEVHRALGTHPGGIHIELTGENVTECLGGAEDITDIDLPGRYESACDPRLNTQQSLELAFLVAEMLRS